Within Acinetobacter sp. LoGeW2-3, the genomic segment GAACATCAATAGTGCAGGGATGTTACGGATGCTGTAGTTCACTGCAGTTGCTTCGCAAGAAGTCACATCAACTTTTACGATTTTAACTTTGCCTTGGTATTCGTCAGCAAGTACTTCTAGTACAGGAGCAATTGCTTTACATGGCGCACACCAGCCAGCCCAGAAGTCAACCAATACAGGAACGTCTGATTGAAGAACGTCTGCTTCGAAGTTTGCGTCAGTAGTATTTACGATGTTGCCAGACATGGAGTGCTCCAGAAAATAATTTTTTAAATTAAAGATGACTATAATTCTTAGTATTACATAGCCTTCTTTAACAATGTAGGGGAATATGCAAATTTTCAACCTATATTGTCAATTTGTCTAATGGATGATCACGATAGAGCTGATCGTGTAACACAATTGCGACAGAGAAAGAAAAAATGAAAAGGCGTTAATTTGTCGCTACAAATGGCTTTTAAATTGCATGGTTGTGAATTACTCTAAGCACAATTCGTTAAAGGTTTATTTCTGGAATGTCTGACTTTTTGATTGATGAAGAATTACTTGCCGCCATCGATATGGGATCAAATAGCTTTCATTTGGCCATTGCCCGAGTGGATCATGGCGAAGTCAAAAAAGTGGCATCAATGTCAGAAAAAGTTCAGCTTGCAGCAGGCCTGGATGAAAATAAAAATTTAACCGAAGCTGCGCAGCAACGCGGTCTAGCCTGTCTAGCACGTTTTGTCGGACGTTTAGGTGCGGTTCAGCCGAATCGTTTACGTATTGTCGCGACCAATGCCTTGCGTCAAGCCAAAAATGGTCATGAATTTATTCAGAAAGCCGCAGAAATTTTACCCAAGCCGATCGAAATTATTGCTGGTCGTGAAGAAGCCCGTCTGATTTATTTAGGTGTGTCACACACCATGGCTAACAGTGGTCGTCGTCTAGTGGTGGATATCGGCGGTGGTTCAACTGAACTGATTATCGGTGAAGAATTTGAGCCGATCCATACTGAATCTGTACAGATGGGTTGTGTCACTTTTACCAAGAAATTCTTTGCTGATGGTGAAATCACTCAAAAAGCCTTTGATAAAGCGGCCACTGCAGCACGTAAAGAAATTTCTGGTATTGCCAATACTTATAAGGCAGCAGGTTGGGACGCGGTCGTGGGTTCAAGTGGTACGATCAAAGCTTGCCGTCAGATCTGTGTGAATATGGGCTGGAGCAACGAGCGTGAAGAACTCACCCGTGAAGGCCTGGAAAAACTTAAAGATAAATTGCTCAAATACAAACATGTCACAGACATGGAATTTGAAGGTCTGAAGGAAGACCGTCGTGCGGTTTTACCAGCAGGAATTGCGATTCTGTATGCTGTCTTTGATGTACTAAACATTGATCATCTAGTGTATTCAGATGGTGCATTACGTGAAGGTGTGATGTACGACCTGCTCGGGCGTTTCCAGCACGAAGATATCCGTGACCGTTCTGTGCATGCCTTGATGGGACGTTACAATGCCGATACTAAGCAGGCAGAACGGGTTGTTAAAACCGCTCAAAAACTGTTTGATGATGTAAAAAAACCTTTAGGTTTAAATAGCGAAGACAGTGATTTGTTACGTCGTTCGGCTTATCTGCATGAGATTGGTCTGGCGATCAGTCATAGCGGCTATCATCGTCATGGCGCGTA encodes:
- the trxA gene encoding thioredoxin, whose product is MSGNIVNTTDANFEADVLQSDVPVLVDFWAGWCAPCKAIAPVLEVLADEYQGKVKIVKVDVTSCEATAVNYSIRNIPALLMFKNGEVVATQVGAAPKSKLTAFIEENI
- the ppx gene encoding exopolyphosphatase, producing the protein MSDFLIDEELLAAIDMGSNSFHLAIARVDHGEVKKVASMSEKVQLAAGLDENKNLTEAAQQRGLACLARFVGRLGAVQPNRLRIVATNALRQAKNGHEFIQKAAEILPKPIEIIAGREEARLIYLGVSHTMANSGRRLVVDIGGGSTELIIGEEFEPIHTESVQMGCVTFTKKFFADGEITQKAFDKAATAARKEISGIANTYKAAGWDAVVGSSGTIKACRQICVNMGWSNEREELTREGLEKLKDKLLKYKHVTDMEFEGLKEDRRAVLPAGIAILYAVFDVLNIDHLVYSDGALREGVMYDLLGRFQHEDIRDRSVHALMGRYNADTKQAERVVKTAQKLFDDVKKPLGLNSEDSDLLRRSAYLHEIGLAISHSGYHRHGAYLLQHSDIAGFSQVDQNYLSHLVAHHRRKLRTDARIDVNKVGGSRLLYLCLLLRLAVLVNHSRSDEMLPAIELKVKNAQQWQLSVAGDARQWPLLVAELHDEQVQFRNWEIDLAIQSEQFVD